One genomic region from Rosa rugosa chromosome 1, drRosRugo1.1, whole genome shotgun sequence encodes:
- the LOC133736455 gene encoding uncharacterized protein LOC133736455 — protein MEPDGAAPMQVESAADKSPNSELPPKSREEGELSSDDNDENPVLSVARSTGTTGPMLVNKFTHGNQVGKAVSPASSADIQCQTSKQPTSQKSNDANRVPTPGWRPPRAHSGPNNNLVISFSDDDSQSDSEEKERGKLKALQTKSNMA, from the exons ATGGAGCCCGACGGCGCAGCGCCGATGCAAGTCGAGTCCGCGGCGGACAAAAGCCCTAACTCGGAGCTCCCTCCCAAATCCAGAGAAGAAGGCGAGCTCTCTTCGGATGATAATGAC GAAAATCCTGTTCTCTCGGTTGCACGTTCCACTGGTACTACAGGGCCCATGCTGGTGAACAAATTCACCCATGGGAATCAAGTGG GGAAGGCTGTATCTCCTGCAAGCTCTGCTGATATTCAGTGCCAAACCTCCAAGCAACCTACTTCCCAGAAGAGCAATGATGCGAACAGAGTACCAACACCTGGATGGCGTCCTCCACGTGCCCACTCGGGGCCCAACAATAATCTTGTGATAAGCTTCTCAGACGATGACAGTCAGAGTGATTCTGAAGAAAAAGAGCGTGGGAAACTAAAAGCTTTACAAACTAAAAGTAATATGGCTTGA